The nucleotide window TATATTTAGAGTGCTATGAAGTACGGTAAGTACTCGCCCAAGAAAAGCCACTCACCATGGTGTGGTGCAACTATGTGTGAGGGTGAGGTAGCGTACGCCCAGATGATACATGGTACGCAGAGTACCCAAACTGCTGTCGATGGAATGTCCACCTTCTACCCCAATCAGACTTGCTGTCTTATTCTGTTTAAAGGCCTCCATTATATCTGCAACAACATTTTGATTTTAGCTGGACACTATAAACAATTACAAACACACGTAGAATTTTTACACTTCATCACTGCCACAAAAATACCAGATTGTTTTACGGATTTTAGAGGTTCTCGCTACAGCCATTAAACTGTGGCAATTTCATTTgaatgatttagaaaggcacacacctctcagaaaaggtctaacagctgaaaatgcatatcagagcaaaaaccaagtcctgaggtcaagataactgcctgtagagcttagtgacttgcgttaaggcaatgatcttgggaagagttcagaacaaaacctgctgcattgaaggttcacagaagcattatccataatggaagacgactggaacaactaggactctagaaaatgtctgccagcccctatccaagctgacagagcttgagaggtgaaaagatgaggcaaagaatggcagataactgccaaatgcagatgtgcaaagcttgtcacatcatacccaaaaagacatgaggctgtaaaggtgcttcaactatgtactgagttaagggtatgaatacttatgcaatgttcttatttcagtgttttatttttaataaatttgtaaaatttgcaaattctCACTACAAATCTTTTTGTTTTTCCCACTAAAAAACTAAAAGCATTTTgtttgtcattttgttgtttcatttagttaagatctgcatttggcaattatcttccattccttgcctcaccttttcacctctcaagctctgtcagtttggatgggggctggcagacattttctagagtcctagttgttccaatcgtcttccattatggataatgcttctgtgaaccttcaatgcagcagattttttcttctctagatcattgccttgtctgtcactgagctctacaggcagttatcttgacctcaggacttggctTTTGcgctgatatgcattttcagttgtTATACcctttctgagaggtgtgtgtctttctaaatcatactcattcaaatgaatttgccacagtttaactccactcgaagtgtagtaacatctagaagcaatatgaatgctcctaaaCTAAATTTctagtgtcccagaaaagggtatgagtacttatgcaatgggatcttttcagtttattatttttaataaatttgctcaaatgttaaaaacctattttttgctttgccattatggaatagggagtgtagattgatgtggggaaaaaagtaatttaaagtagtttaacataaggcagcaacataacaaaatgtgaaaaaaatgaaggggtatgaataatttcgcaagacaCTGTAAGACTACTGATTTTTCAGTCTGTTTTATCACTTTACCCCTCTTAACAAGCCACATAATATGAAGTACAATACATCAGTACACCTAGGTAGCCTTGGGTGTACTGTAAATGTGTCCTTGTGTTCAATACTAACTTCTATTTGATTCACCTTGAGTTATGACAAGGATGTGCACCGCATTTACTGCTGCTTCACTTTCTTACCTTGACTGCTAGCAGCAAATTTGAAAACATCTGGGTATTTCTGACACATCCTGTGGACTACATCAATCTGCTCCAAAGTCTGTCTGACTGCGTCTTTGTACTGGGTATTACATGGTACATAAGCTGCCCAGAACTGCAAAAGAAAAACATTACCACATATAGATCAGTTCACCCATTATGTTGAATGTTTGTATgtagcctgtgtgtgtgtgtgtgtgtgtgtgtgtgtgtgtgtgtgtgtgtgtgtgtgtgtgtgtgtgtgtgtgtgtgtgtgtgtgtgtgtgtgtgtgtgtgtgtgtgtgtgtgtacctgtgcTGAGAGGCGCCCTTTTTGGATTTTTGGGATGTTGGTGTGTGTGGTGTTTAGTGTGTACAAGTCCACCGTGTTGAGCTGATTATTAAACAAACTCCTCATCTGCCAGGGAAGGTCATTGTGCCTGTTTTATAAGAGATTTCAAATCACTTTCAAATAGAATCATAGAAAATAACAGAAACATTGAAAAAAATTTCCTTGAAAACTGAAGCATCTGTGAATTTTACTTTCTATTCTAATTTCTTCCTTCCTTTTTTAGGCagtactctttaaaaaaaaatactcatttGTACCATAGTTACCCTAAAGGGTGCATAGAAGCCTCTTAAAGGTACATTTTAGTATCTAAAGTTAAGTTTTTAGTAACTAAAGGCCAGATTTATGAAACAGGGCACCGATGGGAGGGGAAAGTTCTGCATATGATTTACTACACAGATAGTAGTAGCtgccagatcatttccataatcaCCAGTATAATCtacagttggggtcaaaagtttacatccccctttcagaatctgaaaaatgttattcattttaccaaaataagagggattatacaacatgcatgttattgtttagttatagtccacaagagacaataatagctgaatttataaaaacgactttgttcaaaagtttacatccccttgattcttaattctgtgttgttacctaaatgatccacagcggtgtgtgtgtgtgtgtgtgtgtgtgtgtgtgtgtttagtgatagttgttaatgagtcccttgtttgtcctgaagagctAATatccctgctgttcttcagaaaaatccttcacccacatattctttggttttccagcatttttgtgtatttgaaccctttccagcaatgactgtatgtttttgagatctatcttttcatactgaagacaactaagggactcatatgcaactattacagaaggtttaaacactcactgatgctccagaaggaaaaaccatgcattccctgctgaaaaaaccaacatatgctggttttttcagcagggttaagatctggggggtgaaaactttttgaatttgaagagcagggtaaatgtaacttattttgtcttctgggaaacatgtcttctgtagcctctgaagggcagtactaaatgaaaaaaatatgatatttaagcaaaataagaaaaatgtacgcatctcaattctattcaaaagttttcaccccctagctcttaatgcatcgtttttccttctggagcatcagtgagcgtttgaaccttctgtactagtccctcagttgtcctccgtgtgaaaagatggatctcaaaatcatacagtcattgttggaaagtgttcaaatacataaaaatgctggaaaacttactaaagaacagcagacagtttaactcttTAGGACAAGCAAtggactcacgaacaactatcactaaacataaaaacagctgtggatcattcaggtaaaaacacagtattaagaatcaaggggatgtaaacttttgaacaaggtaattttttataaatgtaactattattttctgtatgcaaacatcttttacattaagaatcttattcaggtcagtactaaataaacaataacatgaattttgtatgacccattggtaaaataacattttgcagattctgaacgggggatgtaaacttttgacctcaactgtaccaaGAGCAGCGCAAACTACtacctgctttaagacatgcttttttgagCGTTAAATAATGGCGtgaataccagtaatttgacaagcacaaatgttagtaaatcacgttgcatgattcattttaatactctcctccccTACATTTTGAGCCTAAAAGGAAAACTCCtgcaaatgcatattcaataagttTGGCcacaaaaataactgtgtccacgCCTTTTCAGCGCTATTTCTTCACTCCATGTCTTTCATAAATTCTGACAGTGTTATTTAAACGCCAAAAGATGGCTATTAATAAATCTGTACTTATTTGTACCTTTTAAAAAGATACCACCCACCCACAGCTTTTGTACCATTTTTCTGAGACTGTAGCAGCTCAATTTGTTGCAGCAAAACTTCACATGAACTAAATTTTCATATATGAGAAGGAATCCAAGATTCTAAAAGTGCTGTTTATATAAAGCAATGTTTTTGATTGAAGATTATGAGGGCACATGgcttaaaaaaataatgatgtgCATAGATAAAACATTTAGAATAAACACTGCAATATTCCATTAAATTTTTAGTTTATCTGAGAAGCAAAATTGCCACTTTTGCGTTTCCTGATTAACCTGTaaccatttctttgtaattatttgtgaaatttattaGTAAATGCTACACTTCAGTgaagataaatagatagattgtCTTACCCATCTATAAGCGGAATTTCAGCCATCAGTTTCAGTGCTTGGTCCCTTAAATCATCTGCTACAGAGTTGAATGTGAAAACCCAGAGCACTAAACAAACAGTCTTGACCCAGTCCATCTTCACCACACTGTTTACCCACTCTGTAACCTTTAATTATGAATTGCTCTACCTATCTCACCTCTTCTTGTTTTCAACTTACTACTTATTTCCACAGTATATGTTCTTCTCTCTCTGATGTATAGAGATACACTAAGGCTAACAATCCAGTGTCAGAGTGCCATCATAATAATGTGTAAGTACCATCATAGTTAATGTGTAATTTTAGATTGTAAAATTGTCCCATAAAGATATTCCATATAAGCTATGTCTTATTTTTAAAGATAGAGAAAGATGATGTAAGTGTTTATGTAAAAGTACGGTAAGTGAGcattttcattttgttgtttaaaGTCCATCTGAGGGCTGTGTGGGCTTTCTGGACCGTTGACTTTAACGGTATTACTTTGGCTAGAGAGACTAATTTAACCATATTAATGAAATGTACTATAACAAGTTTAATCATTGTAAATAGGTTTAATTAACACTCAACACTCAATGCACTGTTAGActcttatttaattaaatatcaataaatagaaagaaaggaaaaagatTTTTATTCACTGCTTTTTGATGCAGTGAACTATCATCCACTAAATAAAGAATAGTAAATAAGGAGATAGGGGGCAACTTTGGACACAGCTATTGTTTttgcagttctgtttattttattttcctttaattcacttataaacttttgaactgaggAAATTTTATGACAGCAACGtcaataataattaagtggtcaGACACTTTTATCCGAAGCAGCTTAGTCAAGGCCACATGGGTGATGACTCATGTTTTTATGCTGTGACGGTAAAGCCAGCAGCCCTTCTTTTAAAGCCAATAACATAAAGCCATTTCGTAACACATTTCTGCTCAAACTAATCTATTCATGCTTATTGAAAAAGCCTGTGAGAGACCTTTCTATATTTTTGTATTACTGTATGTTCCTTGCTACTGCATTTGTACCTCAAAGTTCTTACTTTAAAGGCTCATGCAAAATCAAAGAATGATGTTTATGGAATGTATTTGGTTAATAAAACACACATTGATTGGAGAAAAGGGTGctataattttacattttcatcATAATCATATTATTTTGTACCACAGGACTGACTGGGCTGGGCTGTGTTATCTTATCAGTAAAACAAGTAGTATTGCTATTGCTAGATCGTTCTGCATTTGAGTTGCATCCTTTTTGACCAAAGGATGACCTGCTTATGACTTAATTATAGCAAAATTGCACCAATCTTGCAATAAATGAATAGACCAATTTGAGCATAAACCAGTGATGTACATGTTAATATGTGATCACTTTACAATATGTAATGGACTTGAGAAGGCAGTGCGAgatcataaaaaaacatctatttCGGTTTAAGAGAAATTAATGTGTAGCCTGATTACACTTGCACCATCGTAGCTCGGTGTTTTTGTATTTGTCAAGTACAACGTGCCATTACCATGGTGTACCACAATACATTACTAAGCACAAGATTGCGTGCTTATCACACGTCACACATTGGTTGCTTAATTTTTCTATTAAGGTTATAATGTTTAAGGCTTTATATTGATTTAGGTTTGTTAGTAAATATGAGCTTGAAAACTTATACTGTACATATTTAGCTAATCTGTGTCTGTTTTTATgtcagacttttattttgtctAGCAATACTTTGAAATCCAGTGGTTAATCGTTTGGaacaacatatttatttataatttgtgaccctggaccacaaaacccgtcCCATGAgggtcattatttttttatttttttttgaaattgcgatttacacatcatctgaaagccaaataaataaactttccattgatgtatagtttgttaggacaaggaaatttggctgagatacaactatttgaaaatctggattctgagggtgtggaaaaaatctaaatactgagaaaatcacttttaaagttgtccaaatgaagttcttagcaatgcattttactaatcaaaaatttaattttgaaatatttacggtaggaaattcacaaaatatcttcatggaacatgacctttacttaatatcctaatgatttttgaattttgacccatacaatgtatttttaggtattgctacaaatatacccgtgctacttaaaggagtagttcactttcagaactgaaatttacagataatgtacccccttgtcatccaagatgttcatgtctttctttctttaatcgTAAGgaaattcaggatttctctccatataatggattcctatggtgcccccgagtttaaacttccaaaatgcagcttcaaagggctcttaacaatcacagccgaggaaagaagggtcttatctagcaaaaggatcggttattttctaaaaaaaaaaaaaaaaaaaaattattaattgtaaatgttttttgaaaatacccgatcatttcgctagataagacccttctttcatttagagccctttgaagctgcatttaaatttgggaagttcaaactctggggcaccatagaagtccattatatggagagaaatcctgaaaaattttcctcaaaaaacataatttctttacaactgaagaaagaaagatatgaacatcttggatggcaagggggtggatacattatctgtaaatttttgttctgacagtgaactactcctttatgactggttttgtggtccagggtcacatttgaaacAGTGTATCACATCCTGTGAGCGTTATTATACAGATGTGACCATCTTCTGTAAACATGACGTATATGAGGATTGTCCTGGTGGTTTGTACTTCTCCTGGGAAGTTAATGGCTTTGGTTATAGTTACATCATGTAACAATGTTCACATGAGATCCAGACAGCCTGTAGTTGAAAATAAACCACATCAAAGGGAAACCAAGCTACAAACATTAATCTCTTATCTTATAATATGCAAATAAAAAGCTTTGCTAGGCAAATTATTTATTACACCAAGCAACAATTCCAACTGACATAGGTTTGACCTGGAATTTACTCGGTAACCGGTTTCTCAGGTAATTTCTGTATCCGATGCTTGTGTACTTCCCCTTTCAGCTTATTGGTTTGTGACACCAATCTTCCGTTTTCTCATCCTATATAAGATGACAATTTAACACTGTTGTCAGATCATCAGACTATTTGCTCCATATTTCTTGATTCACACACATAGACATGGCTCGACTAGATGTCACCGAAACTTTTCACAGCATCATGTTTCCCGGGCACCTGCATACTGAAGACTCATTGAATTATGCAACCAACTTCAGGTTTCAGGACACCGATACTGTGATTGTCACCTACCCAAAATCAGGTAATAATGCATTTTCTGTATTCATCTTTAAACTTTCTTTAGGGTTTTTTTTAGgttatgtatttaaattaaaattataagcTCTTTTTTTGTCAAGATATTATTTATGCCTTTTAAGAATTAATTTCTTTTCCCTTGAATCCTTGATTCATAGGAACCACATGGATGCAGGAAATCATAACTCTGGTTTTGAGTAAAGGGGACCCAACTGTAGCCCAAAATCAGCCTAACTGGGCCCGTGCGCCATGGCTTGAGCAGTACTACTGCCCTGATGTTCTAAAAGCCACTACCGGGCCTCGTATTATTACTACACATCTGCCTTACCACCTGCTGGCACCGGCCCTGCAACACTCCAAAGCAAAGGTAAGTAGATGGGCAAGCCACAAATTCTTCACACAGTTTTAACATTTCTTTGTTGAACCTGCTTGCAAGTGACAAATGTTTGCCTTTCCTCAGGTTATATATGTAGCCAGAAATCTCAAAGATGTGTCTGTTTCATACTATCACTTCCACAAGATGGCCAATTTTCTCCCTGACCCAGGCACTTTCTCTGATTTTCTAAACGACTTCCTGAAGGGTGCAGGTTAGTTGTTGTTTACATTATTAATCAGGTTTTACCTGATTTCTCACCAGTATTACGTCACTTTCTTTTCCGTTACAACCCATTGCGTAATAACTTCCTgtgattaattatttttttccatcAGTGCATTATGGCTCTTGGTTTGATCATATCAAGGGCTGGACCAGCAACGCCAAAGATATTCACAACTTTCTTTACATGACGTATGAGGAAATGTGTCAGGTAGGATAACTTCATTCTTTTGCTGACCACATACATATAAACTTACAGAAGCAGTCTAAGTTTGCAATTTTTCAATTTGAACAGGATCTTCATGAGTCTGTTCAGAAAGTGAGCAATTTCCTGCAGTTCCCTTTAATTGAGGATGAGCTGATCCTTGCTCAGAAGCACTGTAGCTTCAATAGCATGAAGGAAAATGCCATGGTGAACTACACTCTCATTCCTCAGGAGATCATGGACCACAACAAGGGCAAGTTCATGAGGAAAGGTATGTAAATACCTTTTTGATGTTTACTTTAATCATTAGTATAATCAGGGGTTAAATTGGGATTTGTTATATGGGGGTCTCTATGGTGGCAGGCTTCCAATAGGCtatatataaataatgatttttctttttttttgcaaatatgaTTTATTCTGAAGCAAAATTCTCCTCAGCTGTGACATatgtgacgttttttttttttttttttaatatacacaaGACATTATGGGGGAAATGATACTTATAAACAAAATTGTGTCAAAAAGTATCTAATGAGTGAGTCGTTTAAACAACTGATTTATCAGATGTTAGTGCATGGGATAATGAAACTTTGACTCAACAGATTTATTCAAAAAAACGAATTATTCAGCAATGAATCGGCTGGTTGCTGTGAGAAGCACTGTGGTTTTGCCGTCTttctttgaaattatttttgctgCTGAAATAGAACAAAAGCAGTCTGCAATACTGCGCCTAAAATGTAAGTGACCTAATATTATTGTAATACATCTGGACATGATTATCCGCAATTTCTGATGaaatttaaagtgtttaaaatgtttaaagataccattaaggtattgtttttcgttataatgtactgattcaaattGGTTAtcaataatacattattattttacCAGTCTGCGCACCTCCCCTGACATGTTCTCACGTATGAACAGGCAGCATTTGGGGTGGGGGGACGGAGCGGGCGCATCAGACGCAATCATTAAACATATTTCAAAGGAAGACGGTGCCACGACCGCATCGCAGTGTCTTTACTGAGTGTTCTTAGGGAATATTTTGCATTACAAGTGATTGAAGTAGCTATTCATGTGGTGGAGTGTCATGATGTTGGTTTGTGTTTTGGGGATTGCCTAGTAATTTTTggttattgatgttttaatctgGTTAGGCTAATTGTTATTGTCGAGCCCTGCAATCAATGTGAGTATAGTCAATATTGATGATGAAAAACAagtaaaacataatattttaatgtCGTAGGATGTTGTTGTAATTGGAAAATCAAATCATCATGCCTAAAATACTGGttatgttaaatttttttaaggtaTTTTGTTATCTTCTAAACACTGCATTCCTATCTTTAAGGTAAAGTCGGAGACTGGAAGAACACATTCACAGAGGAGCAGAGTCGTCTTGCTGATGACGTTTACTCTTCACAGATGGCAGATTCCTCACTGCTGTTTAAATGGGATTGCCCTGAGGAGTCTCGAAGGCCCTTGATGACCATTAATACTTCGGAATCTCAAACATGAGAAATCACTCTACTCACATAATCACTTGTTACTGATAACATACCTCAAATGTTTCTAATGTTTCACACTAAGTGAGTAAGCTAAAGTATTTCAGTCCTTTCTTTGTTTTTCTACATGGTAATTtaactaaacattaaaaaaatatattttcaaaaggTTTCATCCTGAGACCTTAAGAGAAATATagcaatatttatgtaatattttactattcattttatatttttgtgttttatgcAGTGTGATTAAGTATTCTTAGTAAAGTAGTAATGTTTGAATATTAACAAAAATGACATGATGAGTAGATTGTGTGATATGATAGAGATGTATTTTACAAGGCaatataatgaataataataattaattttaacaaTCTGTGTACTTAAACTACACACAACCTTGAAATATAATGATTTATATAAACCTATTCTACAACCTTTGCTCTTATGCTTATTGTGGTCATGAACCTGTTATCAAGTGAATTTGCATGCCAGTTTTGGCAATGGACAATGAATGGTAGGCTACAAACTGGCAAGAAATCCATCACTTCAATAGAAAGGCTAGCTGATCTTACTGGATGTTCTTGTGAGCGTGAGGCTAATCTAAAAGgccatatatttaaaatgttattttctttAATGAAGAGAGTGTTTAGAGGCAGGGTACTGCACCTGTGCTGCACTTCAAGTGACGGATGGCACTTGAAATGTGCATTTGGAAGGAAGAAACAACATTTCAAATGCTAGCTGAGTCTGCCAATCTCACATGTGAAAGACATCATGTAATGCTCTGTACAAAGAACTGGCACCCTGCGGATTCCCATGAAATCAAAACGAACATTTTGTGAAATTAATAAGAATAATTTAGCCTTAAGGTCATTCTTTTCCATTTCTGATTAGATTTGTCCAATCAAACGTTCTCCAGAATCTGAAACATCCTGCCTCTTACATTATAAAAAGGTTGCATTTTAAATTGATCACATATTCATTAAGGGGAGACATTGCagacaaaaacacaattttttcaTGCATCTattaagtttgagattttgggtgttttttgcttttttttaataaagtgttttttcagactagtggaaagaaaacatctaaaagacactgttaagtgtttcttttatagcactttatttatttgtgtcaatagatttcaattacaatacatatttttaaaggccgttttctcaaaatgagttttttctcctacactgagccataaatctccacttcagtagaacttacacacaccaaactttacatttgtattcctatctatatcctgaaggtttttacagagggatttgttcatatataatttgctcaattttatacatttaattctTAAGTTACTATTTCcaatatatttaaacataactgATCAGACCTAACTTAAGgttgctttttaatgttttcataaAAAGAGGAGGGCAAGAATGTGGAAAAATAGTAGGGAATCCTTAGAACATACAGGGCTGTAGTGGCAAAGTGGCTGTCTGATACACTGAGCATATCACACATGGCATTTGCATGGCATTTAGAGCCTGTCATCTGCAATCTATGGCTATTAGCACTGTAATTACTGAAAAAAGGTCCTCAAGACAGTCTAGACGCAAAGACATGATACAGGCCTGTACAAACATGGTTTGGATTTGTTTTTAATCATATGAACAGTGAAAACCTTTGCAATGGAAGAGGGAGAGAAGGACTAACTCTTGGTTGATTAGACTTAAGCCCTATTAGGACAGTAATTGTTTCTCAtgtgtaaaaataaattttaGCCGATTTATCAGGGTGGAGAAATGAGATCTGTAGGTGCGTTCACGCCTTGACATAAGCCTAATTACCATGATTATGAGATGCCAACTTGTAAAAGGCGTTCATGTCCTTGTTGAACTTGTAATTTTCAGAGTTACAACTTGTACCATCTGACCATAGATGTATTTAGGCCAGGTGTGCCAGAGATTTTCTTACTATAGGGAGATGAGAAGGTCTGTATTACTTACTATTGAAGAAAGTGTAATGGCTAACTTGGATCAAGTGTTCCTTATAACCATCATATTAGAGCCTTAACGTCACTGAATTTCAGTCAGAGTTGCGCAACACTCAATTGCTGTTTACGGATACCATAGGAATGAAGGAGAAGTGCTGTAAGCtcatataaaacttttttttctgtggtaaAGTTGTAGTTCAATCCAAAAGTATTGTTTAGTGaaaaacatgttgaagattagcaGATAGAGCAATTAAATTATAAGATGTTTCCTCTAAAAAGCTATTATTCAGCATAGTAAAGCCTCTCATCCAttgacatccattaaaaaaaaacaggcttGGGTCTCCTTTCCCACGTAATGCCAGACTGAAAGTGTTAGCTTTAACCGTTACACTTTTCCAGCTAATggttgcaggcttgccttctAGTAGCTTtgaggggtgcccaaactcggtctTAGAGGGGcggtttcctgcagagtttagctccaacttgccttaaCACACCTGCTGGGAAGTTTCTAATATCAAATatgaattagctggttcaggtgtctaattggggtttgagctaaactctgcaggacaccggcccacTAGGACCGAGTTTTGGTACCCTTGATTTAGGCGCTGTTTAGGCATTGATAGTGCGATAGTTCAGAGTTCAAGGATGTGGACAGCTACAAGTAGAACGTCATGTGTTATCATCACGAAATTATAGTAATTACGACATGGCGTGACACAGAAGGTGTTCCTATGAACCTGGGAATGCTGCTCACATGGCCATCTGCATGATTGT belongs to Garra rufa chromosome 3, GarRuf1.0, whole genome shotgun sequence and includes:
- the sult5a1 gene encoding sulfotransferase family 5A, member 1, producing the protein MARLDVTETFHSIMFPGHLHTEDSLNYATNFRFQDTDTVIVTYPKSGTTWMQEIITLVLSKGDPTVAQNQPNWARAPWLEQYYCPDVLKATTGPRIITTHLPYHLLAPALQHSKAKVIYVARNLKDVSVSYYHFHKMANFLPDPGTFSDFLNDFLKGAVHYGSWFDHIKGWTSNAKDIHNFLYMTYEEMCQDLHESVQKVSNFLQFPLIEDELILAQKHCSFNSMKENAMVNYTLIPQEIMDHNKGKFMRKGKVGDWKNTFTEEQSRLADDVYSSQMADSSLLFKWDCPEESRRPLMTINTSESQT